A section of the Pseudanabaena mucicola str. Chao 1806 genome encodes:
- a CDS encoding PIN/TRAM domain-containing protein produces the protein MIDAIIIFTFILAGAGTGFHGIDFLPSEMVAHINVQNFRWVTLGVGSFVGLIAGLIGQNTYRRIESNVRALPIETILGRAVGLVFGLLVANLMLAPLFLIPIPEDFAFIKPLTAILVSIIFAYSGMTLSDTHGRALLRLINPNNVESSLLADGTLRTATAKVLDTSTVIDGRIQTLMETGFLEGQLLIPHFVIQELQTIADSSNDQKRVRGRRGLDILNNMREQYSDRITIHSADYEDLHTVDAKLVRLAQELGCTLITNDYNLNKVANLQQVEVLNINDLAQALRPTYLPGDSLELKVLKEGKEASQGIGYLEDGTMVVIEEGREYLGKQIIVIVTSALQTSAGRMIFARHEAIATV, from the coding sequence ATGATTGACGCTATTATTATCTTTACATTCATTCTTGCGGGAGCAGGCACTGGCTTCCACGGCATCGATTTCTTACCATCGGAAATGGTCGCGCATATTAATGTTCAAAACTTCCGATGGGTAACGCTTGGAGTTGGTTCATTTGTGGGACTAATTGCAGGATTGATTGGACAAAACACCTATCGTCGCATTGAGTCCAATGTTCGCGCTTTGCCTATTGAGACTATTTTGGGGCGAGCTGTTGGTTTAGTGTTTGGGCTATTGGTTGCGAACTTGATGCTAGCGCCATTATTCCTGATCCCGATTCCTGAAGATTTTGCTTTTATCAAACCTCTGACTGCTATTTTGGTGAGTATTATTTTTGCCTATTCGGGAATGACACTTTCCGATACTCACGGACGCGCTCTATTGCGTTTGATTAATCCTAATAATGTCGAAAGCAGTCTACTTGCAGATGGAACTTTAAGAACTGCTACAGCTAAAGTTCTCGATACAAGTACGGTTATTGATGGACGTATTCAAACCTTGATGGAAACTGGCTTCTTGGAAGGGCAATTGTTGATACCCCATTTCGTAATTCAAGAATTACAGACGATCGCGGATAGCTCCAATGATCAAAAGCGTGTCCGAGGGCGAAGAGGATTGGACATTTTGAATAATATGCGCGAACAATATAGCGATCGCATCACCATTCATTCCGCCGATTACGAAGATCTCCATACCGTTGATGCTAAGTTAGTACGTCTTGCTCAAGAGTTGGGCTGTACATTGATTACTAATGATTACAACCTCAATAAAGTTGCAAATTTGCAACAGGTTGAAGTTTTAAATATTAACGATCTTGCCCAAGCTTTGCGACCCACCTATTTACCAGGAGATTCTTTAGAGCTAAAGGTATTGAAGGAAGGCAAAGAAGCTTCTCAAGGGATTGGCTATCTAGAAGATGGCACGATGGTAGTCATTGAGGAAGGTCGTGAATATCTCGGTAAACAAATTATCGTGATTGTCACTAGCGCTTTGCAGACCTCCGCAGGGCGAATGATCTTTGCTCGTCATGAAGCGATCGCCACAGTTTAA
- a CDS encoding pentapeptide repeat-containing protein: MKNLINSCLAILGTLGAISLTSYAELAFADPNHLRQVLQTRSCEGCNLAREKLSFANLRGANLRNANLFSADLKLSDLREANLIGAILDKADLRGADLTGADLTGTYMSETNFCGAIMPDGQKFTGDCPKTAK, translated from the coding sequence ATGAAAAATCTTATTAACTCCTGCTTAGCAATCTTAGGAACTTTGGGGGCGATCTCTTTAACTAGCTATGCAGAATTAGCCTTTGCCGATCCCAATCACTTGCGCCAAGTTTTACAAACACGCTCCTGTGAAGGCTGCAATCTCGCGCGTGAAAAATTAAGCTTCGCAAATCTCAGAGGTGCAAACCTACGCAATGCCAATCTGTTTTCTGCGGATCTCAAACTTTCTGATTTGCGTGAGGCGAATCTAATTGGCGCGATTTTAGATAAGGCTGATTTGCGAGGGGCAGATCTGACAGGAGCGGATCTCACAGGAACCTATATGTCTGAAACTAATTTTTGTGGTGCAATTATGCCCGATGGACAAAAATTTACTGGAGATTGTCCTAAAACAGCAAAATAA
- a CDS encoding DMT family transporter, with amino-acid sequence MESNNIRSNSNYEQTLAGVTKDLSDLRANILGKLSREILILQAQKNALTDDIHRLQSQRKELEVLTVAQQGMNQQEIQRQQWIEQLAQAITYHLKNDVIVTNSQVFNGHSQNFEQLMLNLDSAIRTTFQALQRDVDTYQRDLDDQMQRMYTQRQQGELMLSALVERIDEYLRRSSEDRYSGVGGNTPISNFTSTPNFMGTISANGNSTESIRPNGNGNYSQIQMPQFNANNIQFRQYDNDTRPYVGDPTHSLEDVELSPSIAQPTKRLNDWWLGFTLVLGASLVLSLQNILVRIIFSNSNIFGLFQFGGLMKPSVPNSFILLLLRMLFATPIMWLVAKTVFRADVLRDFKQLLIPNRRPLFWRVVFSALFQFASFAFIYLALGILKPSLAVTLFFIFPTITVLIAWFLFGDRPSNERWFVIGIIYLGIMLTNNVLGGIKPDTWGIIAAISSGVAFAGYIITSQTCFKQLNPVSFTSINFAIILLLCLGTLPFNLASISINGVLIFMCFLVALTTLGGYLLTSFGTKLMGAAQASIVSASGPVFTTFLAFTILGDKLDFIQLLGVFLVTGGVGLLSLQNMYRKTAK; translated from the coding sequence ATGGAGAGCAATAATATTCGTAGTAATAGTAATTACGAGCAGACCCTCGCAGGAGTCACTAAGGACTTGTCAGATCTGCGGGCAAATATCTTGGGTAAGCTCAGTCGTGAGATTTTAATTTTACAAGCCCAAAAGAATGCCTTAACTGATGATATTCACCGTCTCCAGTCTCAACGAAAAGAGCTAGAGGTATTAACTGTTGCTCAGCAGGGAATGAATCAACAGGAAATTCAGCGACAGCAATGGATCGAGCAACTTGCTCAAGCGATCACCTATCACCTCAAAAATGATGTCATCGTCACTAATTCACAAGTTTTTAATGGACATTCTCAAAATTTTGAGCAACTAATGCTTAATCTTGACAGTGCGATTCGGACTACATTTCAAGCTCTACAGCGTGATGTAGATACTTATCAGCGTGATCTTGATGATCAAATGCAGAGAATGTATACCCAACGTCAGCAAGGTGAATTAATGCTGTCAGCTCTGGTAGAAAGAATTGATGAATATTTACGACGATCTTCTGAAGATCGCTATTCTGGTGTAGGAGGAAACACGCCCATCTCAAATTTTACGAGTACACCAAATTTTATGGGGACGATAAGTGCTAATGGCAACAGTACTGAATCGATTAGACCGAATGGCAATGGCAATTATAGCCAAATTCAGATGCCCCAATTTAATGCGAACAACATTCAATTTCGGCAATATGACAATGATACTCGCCCCTATGTGGGAGATCCGACGCATTCCTTAGAGGATGTTGAGCTTTCTCCATCCATTGCTCAACCTACCAAGCGTCTTAATGACTGGTGGTTGGGATTTACTCTGGTTTTAGGAGCTTCATTAGTTTTATCGTTACAAAATATTTTGGTAAGAATTATTTTCTCTAACTCAAATATTTTTGGGCTTTTTCAATTTGGTGGCTTGATGAAGCCAAGTGTACCTAACTCGTTTATTTTACTGCTATTGCGAATGCTCTTTGCTACGCCGATTATGTGGTTAGTAGCTAAGACTGTATTTCGAGCTGATGTGTTACGTGACTTTAAGCAACTGTTGATCCCCAACCGTCGTCCATTATTCTGGCGAGTTGTCTTTAGTGCATTATTTCAATTTGCATCCTTTGCATTTATTTACTTGGCTCTAGGAATTTTAAAGCCAAGTCTTGCGGTAACTTTATTTTTTATATTCCCGACTATTACGGTACTGATAGCTTGGTTTCTATTTGGCGATCGCCCTAGTAACGAGAGGTGGTTTGTTATTGGCATTATCTATTTAGGCATTATGCTAACCAATAATGTCTTAGGTGGCATTAAGCCTGATACATGGGGCATCATTGCAGCTATATCTTCAGGTGTTGCTTTTGCGGGCTACATTATTACTTCACAGACTTGTTTTAAACAGCTAAATCCAGTTTCTTTTACATCTATTAACTTTGCAATCATACTCTTGCTCTGTTTGGGGACTTTGCCCTTCAACTTAGCATCTATCTCCATAAATGGCGTACTGATCTTCATGTGCTTTTTGGTTGCCTTGACAACCTTAGGTGGTTACTTACTAACTAGTTTTGGTACAAAGCTCATGGGCGCAGCACAAGCCTCGATTGTTAGTGCTAGCGGCCCCGTATTTACGACATTTTTAGCATTTACAATTTTGGGAGACAAGCTAGATTTTATTCAATTATTAGGTGTGTTTCTAGTTACGGGTGGAGTAGGCTTGCTTAGTCTCCAAAATATGTACAGAAAAACTGCTAAGTAG